A window of the Henckelia pumila isolate YLH828 chromosome 3, ASM3356847v2, whole genome shotgun sequence genome harbors these coding sequences:
- the LOC140891203 gene encoding protein BONZAI 3-like codes for MGNCISDVKGGKQAIGGTGAGGCSTAGRNDAVDFFFKARGQQPLFMPIQLSLSASKLLDCDITSKSDPMAVVYSKRRDGKLEELGRTEVILNNLNPAWVQKINITYQFETVQTLIFHVYDVDTKYHNVPVKELRLKDQDFLGEASCVVSEIVTKRDRSLTLNIHKAGHGLKILGTLIVHAEETAASRNVVEMTFHGKNLENKDLFSKSDPFLRISRFVEIGGSIPICKTEVVNNNLNPVWKSVSLTMQQFMSKENPLLIECFDFNSSGNHVLIGKLQKSISELETLYQSKAGANLISPSSGLRHHEKVLQSKIFIERYVEKQIYSFLDYISSGFELNFMVSVDFTASNGNPQSPDSLHYIHPLGHLNAYQQAILEVGEVIQFYDSDRRFNAWGFGGRLPNGSICHCFNLNGSLPDSEVEGVEGIMAAYASVLHNVVLAGPTLFGQVINKAAEIAMQSVSCGHSKYYVLLIITDGVITDLQETMDSLVRASDLPLSILVVGVGGADFKAMEILDADNGRRLESSTGRIATRDIVQFVPMRQVLQNGGGSVVQTLLEELPSQFLSYVRSRDIIPLNADPAIKL; via the exons ATGGGCAATTGCATTTCTGATGTTAAAGGTGGTAAGCAGGCGATTGGCGGAACCGGCGCCGGTGGCTGCTCCACCGCGGGGCGTAACGACGCGGTGGACTTCTTCTTTAAGGCCAGAGGTCAACAACCCCTTTTCATGCCGATACAG TTATCTCTTTCGGCTTCTAAGCTTCTTGATTGTGATATCACATCAAAG AGTGATCCCATGGCTGTGGTTTACTCCAAGAGAAGAGATGGGAAACTCGAGGAACTTGGTCGAACTGAAGTAATATTAAACAATCTCAACCCTGCTTGGGTTCAGAAGATTAATATTACTTATCAATTCGAGACTGTTCAAACATTGAT CTTTCACGTGTATGATGTTGACACAAAATACCATAATGTCCCTGTGAAG GAGCTGCGGTTAAAAGATCAAGATTTTCTCGGCGAAGCAAGTTGTGTTGTATCAGAG ATTGTGACTAAACGGGACCGGAGTTTAACCTTGAATATTCATAAAGCCGGTCATGGTTTAAAAATCTTGGGGACACTTATTGTTCATGCAGAGGAGACAGCTGCTTCAAGGAATGTTGTGGAGATGACATTTCATGGCAAGAATCTTGAGAATAAGGACTTATTTTCCAAAAGT GATCCTTTCTTAAGAATCTCTAGGTTCGTGGAGATTGGAGGTTCTATTCCAATTTGTAAGACAGAAGTCGTGAACAACAACTTGAATCCTGTTTGGAAATCTGTCTCTCTAACCATGCAACAATTCATGAGCAAG GAGAACCCATTGTTGATTGAGTGCTTTGATTTCAATAGCAGTGGCAATCATGTGCTTATTGG AAAATTACAAAAATCGATTTCTGAGTTGGAAACCCTGTACCAAAGCAAAGCTGGTGCAAATTTAATATCTCCATCTTCTGGATTAAGGCACCACGAAAAG GTTCTGCAGAgtaaaatttttattgaaagatATGTTGAGAAACAAATTTACAGCTTCCTCGACTACATCTCCAGTGGATTCGAACTAAATTTCATGGTTTCTGTTGACTTTACTG CTTCAAATGGAAATCCGCAGAGTCCAGATTCTCTGCATTACATTCATCCTTTAGGCCACCTGAATGCTTACCAGCAG GCTATATTGGAGGTTGGGGAGGTCATACAATTCTATGATTCGGATAGACGTTTTAATGCTTGGGGATTTGGTGGTAGACTTCCCAACGGCTCAATCTGTCATTGTTTCAACTTGAATGGGAGTCTGCCCGATTCTGAG GTAGAAGGCGTTGAAGGTATCATGGCTGCTTATGCGAGTGTCTTGCATAATGTTGTTCTTGCAGGACCAACACTATTCGGCCAAGTGATAAATAAAGCCGCTGAGATAGCAATGCAATCTGTTTCTTGCGGCCATTCTAAATATTATGTGTTACTGATTATTACG GATGGTGTAATAACTGATCTTCAAGAAACCATGGATTCCCTTGTCAGGGCATCTGACCTCCCACTTTCAATCCTTGTTGTTGGAGTTGGTGGTGCAGATTTCAAAGCAATGGAG ATTCTTGATGCTGACAATGGACGTCGATTAGAGAGTTCAACCGGAAGGATAGCTACACGAGATATAGTTCAGTTTGTTCCAATGCGTCAAGTGCTGCAAA ACGGGGGCGGTTCGGTGGTTCAGACACTTCTCGAGGAGCTACCTTCTCAGTTTCTATCTTATGTACGCAGTAGAGATATCATACCATTGAATGCAGATCCAGCAATCAAGCTCTAG